The segment GTTTCTTTGGTGTGAGCAATCAAAAACCAATGCAGATCGAGTTATTGAAAAAATATGTGAACCAGCCATTACTGGCGAACCAATTACAATTTGGTCTTAAACATTCCGAAATGATCGATCAGGGAATCCATGTGAACATGACGGATCAAGCAAGTATTGACCATGATGGCAGTATCCTAGATTATTCTCGTTTACATGAGATGACGATCCAAGCGTGGTCGCCTTATCAATATGGCTTCTTTGAAGGTGTATTCATTGGAAATGAAAAATTCCCAGAATTGAATCAGTCGTTAAACGAACTGGCAGAAAAATATCATACGACACCAACAGGGTTAGCGTCGGCGTGGATCTTACGTCATCCTGCAAATATACAGGTGATCGCTGGAACGATGAATCTGACAAGGATTGAAGAAATCGCGAAAGCATCGATGATCGATATGACTCGAGAAGATTGGTATGAATTGTATCGTGCTGCTGGCAATATTTTGCCATAAAATAAAAGATATCGTTAGCCGACTCTCTGTTTTTTATGAGAAAGAGAGTCGGTTTTTATAAAAATAGAAAAACGATGAACAGTATCGAAGAAAAGAGGAGAATCAATGGATAAACAGTTAAGGAAACTATTAAAAGATGAGAGAAAATACTTATACGCCGATTTTAGTACATTACATAAAACACAACAAAAACTATATAATGAGATCATCAAAGAACAAAATAACTTACTGAATAAATTTCCTGAAAATGAAAGACAAGCAAAAAAACTCATCAACCCAATCAATTCTTATGAAAATAAAATCGAAATGTGGGTAGCCAACGCCATGCGGATGGAAAAAATGGAGAAACATATCCAATCTATCCGATTAAAATTACATGCGGGTTTTCATCAACCAAGCAAGGCTTTCGAAAGAATGGGTTATCAGGAAAATTCGGCTAGAGTCATGCTTGAAAAACGTAGTGAACAGTTTTATCCCAAGGTGTTTCAACAATTGATTTCAAATATCACTTCCTTACTTGGTCAGAATGTAACTTTCGCCCGTGGTGAAGTAAAAATTCCACAATCGGTTGATCTAAACCTAAGTAAAAAAACGCTACAAACACGTAAAGATCGTTTGTCAGCTGAGTTTAAAGTACTACATAAAGAATCAAATGAATGGAAAAATGATTTAAAAACCTTAACGAAACAAGTACTACAGCATCGTGAAGATTTAGAAAATCCTGATTTTCGCATGGATTTCAAAAGAGGTTTGGAGTCGCATCATTCTATTGAACATATTGCAGCCCCCGTCATCAATTCGATCGAATCACTCCATTCAAGTATGTTGAATTACGCAGAAAGTTTGATCCATTTAAATAAAAAAGAGGGAGAACTTTTTGAAACCAGAGCGCAAATCAACGGGAAAGAGCAGTATGTTAATGGGAGCCATACGCTGAAAAGTTTGAATTATCAGCGTGGTCAGGCATTAACTGATCTAAAAGCAATAAGCAAATCACACTATACTCCTAAACTGCTGTCAGCGATCGATTATGTACGTAGTTTAGGTGCGGGAGTACTGAGAACAGTTGATGTAGATAAGCATGTACAGACGGACAGAAAACTCCAACAAGTAGCTCAGTTGAGAGCGCAAGGCTCTTTCGCTGACCGGACGAATCGTGCGAAAAAAATGGCGGGAGATTTCCAACAAAATCGCCCAACAACAAGTAACCATGAAAAAAGTCGTTAAGAATCATTG is part of the Enterococcus mundtii genome and harbors:
- a CDS encoding aldo/keto reductase gives rise to the protein MKKIRLGTSDQLVSSVILGCMRLNGSEQPEKVIEAAFENGINFFDHADIYGGGDCETIFAQALAKTSLKRDELFIQTKCGIVPGKMFDFSKKHIIQSVEDSLRRLDMEYVDALLLHRPDTLVEPEEVAEAFDELERSGKVRFFGVSNQKPMQIELLKKYVNQPLLANQLQFGLKHSEMIDQGIHVNMTDQASIDHDGSILDYSRLHEMTIQAWSPYQYGFFEGVFIGNEKFPELNQSLNELAEKYHTTPTGLASAWILRHPANIQVIAGTMNLTRIEEIAKASMIDMTREDWYELYRAAGNILP